A stretch of Oryza brachyantha chromosome 4, ObraRS2, whole genome shotgun sequence DNA encodes these proteins:
- the LOC102710778 gene encoding uncharacterized protein LOC102710778, with the protein MKGGGGGGKEAVTASILRFLLLLLLPLTALYFFYTLHLLLASAASSSSTSSSSCAPDTTAASQLVSRLSTNRSADAAAVTVAASVSEKKAAAAASTETTTLQHVVFGIAASSRFWDKRKEYIKVWWRPRGAMRGYVWLDREVRESNMSTARTGLPAIRISSDTSGFPYTHRRGHRSAIRISRIVSETFRLGLPGVRWFVMGDDDTVFFPDNLLTVLNKFDHRQPYYIGSLSESHLQNIYFSYGMAYGGGGFAISRPLAEALARMQDGCIRRYPALYGSDDRIQACMAELGVPLTKHPGFHQYDVYGDLLGLLAAHPVAPIVTLHHLDVVQPLFPNAKSRPAAVRRLFDGPIKLDPAGIMQQSICYEGRNRWTVSVAWGFAVLVSRGVMSPREMEMPARTFLNWYRRADYTAYAFNTRPLARSPCQKPAVYYLSSAQRGGAPRGGETTVTRYERWRRANETRPACRWNIADPDAYLDHIVVLKKPDSGLWDRSPRRNCCRVLSSPKEGKKGGEKTMTIDVGVCKDGEFSQVV; encoded by the exons atgaagggcggcggcggtggcggcaaggAGGCCGTCACCGCCTCCATCCTCCGgttcctgctcctgctcctcctccccctcaccGCGCTCTATTTCTTCTACACGCtgcacctcctcctcgcctccgccgcctcgtcgtcgtcgacgtcctcctcctcctgcgcaCCTGACACCACCGCCGCGTCTCAGTTAGTGTCCCGCCTGTCGACCAACCGCAGCGCCGATGCTGCTGCGgtgacggtggcggcgtcggtgtCAGAGAAGAaggccgccgcagccgcctcaacggagacgacgacgctgCAGCATGTCGTGTTCGGCATCGCGGCGTCGTCGCGGTTCTGGGACAAGCGGAAGGAGTACATCAAGGTGTGGTGGCGCCCCCGCGGTGCCATGCGTGGGTACGTGTGGCTGGACCGCGAGGTGCGGGAGTCCAATATGTCGACGGCGCGGACGGGGCTGCCGGCCATCAGGATCTCGTCTGACACCTCCGGTTTCCCCTACACGCACCGCCGGGGCCACCGCTCCGCCATCCGCATCTCCCGGATCGTCTCGGAAACCTTCCGCCTTGGCCTCCCCGGCGTGCGGTGGTTCGTgatgggcgacgacgacactGTCTTCTTCCCGGACAACCTCCTCACCGTCCTCAACAAGTTCGACCACCGACAGCCGTACTACATCGGCTCCCTCTCCGAGAGCCACCTgcagaatatatatttctccTACGGGATGgcgtacggcggcggcgggttcgCCATTAGCAGGCCACTCGCGGAGGCGCTCGCGCGGATGCAGGACGGGTGCATACGCCGGTACCCCGCACTCTATGGCAGCGACGACCGGATCCAGGCGTGCATGGCGGAGCTTGGCGTGCCGCTCACCAAGCACCCGGGGTTCCACCAATACGACGTGTACGGTGACCTCCTCGGTCTCCTCGCGGCGCACCCGGTGGCGCCGATCGTGACGCTGCACCACCTCGACGTCGTGCAGCCCCTGTTCCCGAACGCCAAGTCGCGCCCCGCGGCGGTGCGAAGGCTGTTCGATGGGCCGATCAAGCTTGACCCGGCGGGGATAATGCAGCAATCCATCTGCTACGAAGGCCGCAACCGATGGACGGTGTCAGTAGCGTGGGGGTTCGCCGTGCTGGTGTCCAGGGGAGTAATGTCGCCGCGGGAGATGGAGATGCCGGCGCGGACGTTCTTGAACTGGTATCGCCGTGCCGACTACACGGCGTACGCGTTCAACACGAGGCCCCTGGCGCGCAGCCCGTGCCAGAAGCCGGCGGTGTACTACCTGTCATCGGCGCAGCGAGGTggcgcgccgcgcggcgggGAAACCACGGTGACGCGGTATGAGCGGTGGCGCCGCGCCAACGAGACGCGGCCCGCGTGCCGGTGGAATATCGCCGATCCAGACGCGTATCTCGATCACATCGTCGTGCTCAAGAAGCCGGACTCCGGACTATGGGACAGG TCTCCCAGGCGAAATTGCTGTAGGGTGCTATCTTCACCCAAGGAGGGgaagaagggaggagagaagaCGATGACCATCGACGTGGGTGTATGCAAGGATGGCGAGTTCAGCCAAGTAGTGTAA